The DNA sequence ACAGGAACATGGAGCTCATGTAATTTCTACAATTCCAACTGTTCCTTATATTTATGAGTATTCTGATGGGAGGTATGTGTTTAATGCTAATTTTGTAATCTTACAAATCTCATATGGTTTACCAAACATAATGTGGGTTCTATTCTAGCAAAGTAGAAGTTCAGAATCCTGCCGCATTGGTCGCAAACTCCAAGAAACAAGTAACGGCTTGTTGGGAACCTACAGTTCTAGCTACCATCATTATTCCTAGTGAGTAAGCTCTCGCACACCCTTAGCATGTCTTTTTACCTCTCCACGCTGGGAGGCATTTATTCATACAGCAGACTCCTAAGTTAATTTGTTGTCCAATTGAAGGTATGTGGGGGCTGTAATCACCCTCTGCTCTGAGCGGAGAGGTCAGCAGTTGGAGTATACATTCATAGACAGGTAATTTTTCAATGATATGTCAAATTGAAAGATGAAAATAGCCTTCAAGGTGTCACTTTGAGCATCTTGCTTTAATGTCTCCTGCCTCATCAACCATTGAGTCAAAGTCCAGTTGCTTACATTTATTTATAAAAGAATAGTACTTTATCAGAGTTTGGTTACAGTTGTTGCAATTTGATCCAAAATTTCGTGAGCATGGATTTCATGCTCATAAGATCTAAATTGTGTTTATTACTGGACATGGGTTTGTTCAACACAGATGAGTAATCCCCGGGATGTTGCCTTACCTACTCATAAAGTTTATTTGCTGATTAAGCTCGTCTGTAATTGAGATACTGTAATCTGATCTATGCAGTCAACGAGCCTTCATGAAATACCGCTTGCCTTTGAGGGAAATTGTTGTTGACTTTTACAATGAACTGAAGAGTATTACATCAGGATATGCAACATTTGATTATGAGGACTCAGAGTAAGTTTCAACTCTCGcatttatacacacacacatctaCTAGAGAAACCTAACGGCTGGATAAGGAAGGATGATATACTAGTGCCAAGCAAAGGGATTGAACTATCAATTGGTATCTGATAAATTGGTGCTGCAAATTTTCAATTGATCATAATCAGAATGGGTAGCATACTACTATTAAATGCTTAGGTAGAGCAATTCCTCTTGTAGTTGATGGTTTAAACTCGAAGGAAAAACCAGAACCTTATTGCATTTATATTGTTATAATAATTTTATTCATGGCTCATACTTGACTGCCTTTGATGGTTTCCTGAGTCATTAGATCTAATAGACAAGAGAcaactgttatttttttttatgtatggTAACTACAAACTCATTTCATTCCCTCTGATGTCTTTTGAAATAAAACAGATATCAGCAATCTGATATGGTTAAACTTGATATCCTTCTAAATGGACAACCAGTCGATGCAATGGCAACTATTGTTCATAATTTGAAGGCGCAACGTATTGGTCGTGAACTGGTGGAGAAGCTGAAGAAATATATAGACAGGTATGCTTAGCTATacataattgtaattttttccatcttttttcccttctttctgTATGATGGGATCTTTGATTCTGAGCAGGCAAATGTTTGAGATAACTATACAAGCTGCAATTGGAACAAAGGTTGTTGCAAGGGAGACGTAAGTATCATTTAATGTTTCTGCCTCTCATGCAACGACTATTCACACATATACTGTTCAGCTAAGCTTCTCTATGTTTGTCTTAGGATTTCTGCTATGAGAAAAAATGTTCTTGCCAAGTGTTATGGTGGTGATGTTTCTCGAAAGAGGAAGCTATTAGACAAGCAAAAGGAAGGGAAGAAGCGAATGAAGCGTGTTGGTTCTATAGATATACCTCAGGAGGCATTTCATGAACTACTAAAGAGCTCATAGAAAAGCAGCTGATGGTAATGACTGATTCTTACTTTATGTTCCTTTTGCATTTATGTTGTCAAAATGATCTATGGCACCAGAAGCATTACAAAATTTTTTGGTTGCATGACTAAATTATGTCTTTCATTCCAAGATTTTTGGTAGCATGAGAGAAAGTTTCAAATATTTCTAATTTGTTAGGTTAGTGAAATTAATGACCAGGTTTTCTTTTCGCGTTACACACTTATATGTGGATTCCCATTTTTGTAGGCCTATAGTTTATGTGGCTTATTATAGGAGCCACTCTTCAAGGTTTTCAGATATAGATTACTTTGGCTAACCTTCACGATGAGGAACATAACAAGGTAGAGGAAGACCATTGGcttattttttttgttggaaCAACAAAAATGAAAGGATTGTGGTGCATTGGCTTCAAATTTTTGGAGTGGAGGAAGACCATTTTTGATCGTTaaaatgatagttttttttcttcttacagATTACACTTTGTAATATATTGATTGTTCAAATAATGTCTCTGGTTAGTTGGTAGAGTGAACTGTCTAAGTTTCAACTCTGTCTTCTGATGCATACAGAAGAATTGCCCATTAGAGCCGTTAAACCCCCCCCCAAGTCGTATTTTGTATCTCGCAAACAGTTGGTAATGTGCTGCAATTTTATTAATTGACGATCATAGTTTCAGAACAGGGTGAGCCTGTGAATAAACGGCTACATCTCTTGATTACAGTAACTACTGGTAATTGACATATCTAACATGTGATCTTGTCAGAATATTGATCTAGACCACACATTTGAGTAACATTTTACACGGTTGATAGTCCATATTGATGGTCTGACAAAATAACATCTGAGATTGTCCAACTTTAGGAAATTCAGTTTCCGATCACATAATTTAGAGACTTTTATCCCTGATGGCAGGGGAAGACGAAGTGCTCTTGGACTCGGGAAATGGCAGTGGAGGCTGGAGAAGCGTCAAGTTTCCCTTCTGAGAACCGGAAGATGACAGACTGTTGAAAATGCTTGATGCGCTGCCTTTCGCATTCTGTGTCAAGTGTTGCCCTAATCTTTCCCCTACTCCTTGGCTTCCATAACTTGCAGCACCACCTCCAACCATGGATGAAAGTGCTACAGCAATTACCGACTTGAAATTTGGGTCTGATGTGATTGCCTTAGTCAATGTCTCTGTTAAGGACACCTGAGAAGAGGGTTGGTGATTGGGTTGGAAACACTCTTGGTTCTTTCTGTCAAACGGTGTCCCGAATTTAGGGTACCCATTGCCCCAACTGGTTGGTAAATTGATGTTGGATTCTGAGGAACAAAAGCTAACACTTGGACGAAATGTGCGGTATTGGGTTGATGAAGGGGATGGAGAGGATGTGAGGTCTAGAGTAACCGTGGGTAGCAAAGGAGATGaggaaaatttagacaagtagAGCTGTTGTTGTCTGGAATTATCAAAGAGACCAAAACTGGAACCAAGACCTGGAAGCTGAGATGTTGAAGAACCGGACAATAACATGGAAGCCGCGGCAGAGGTGGTGGAAGCAATGGAAGTGGCTGTCATTGGAAGTGGATGGTTGTGGGTTCCTTCGTAGGTGGTGATCAAGATAGACATGTCATCAACACATCTTTGCACCTGAAAAAGATCATTTGAAAAATACTAACATATTAGCTTCAAAAACTGTTCAATTGTGTTAATAGAAACTTGAATGTCGTCTTTGTAACAAGGATTTGACCTGCTTTCTAACAGGGCATGCTGGTGCAACCGTGCATCGATAGTATGCTCGGGGGCATGGATTTCCTTTCGCAATCTTCTGTCCATATTTTCTCCATTGGCATCCATCATTCATCTGTAGAAAATTAAGCAGAAGTATTGTAACAAAAGCAATTCTTGTATGAGAGAACAAATTCATGTGGAGTGTAGCAGTACCGTGGGGGTATCACATCGAGCTCTCACGGAAACCCTAGCTCTTTTTGCAGCATTGGCCTGCTGCGAAGCTTCATCATCTTCGCTTCCTATTGTCCTTGGTGTTTTAGTACTTGATGGGGACGCTTCTGCTTCCTTAGGCTCTTCGGAACTATTCTCGGGAATTGGACCGCTCAATACAAGCTCGGTCGGCAACTGCAATTTAGAGCCTAATTCAAGAGTAAGGTTGGCCTTCAAGTCTTGGTGATGATCAACTTGTACAAGTCTGCTCTCATCACTAATATTTTTAGGGTCTCTTGGACTTCTTCCAAGGCAAAGAGACAAGAGCTGATCATGAGCTTCTTCGATTTTGATATGAGAAGTGCTGGCACTCATTGTAGCCTTCTTGGAATGAGACTCTTGTTTGAGGATGTCGAAAAAGCGCGACTGTAGGGACTGGTAATCCTTCATCATATGCTCTAACGTCTTTTTCAGCCTCGCATTTTCTTTTCTGACCTCATTCATTTCGGCTTTGGCATTAACAAGTTCATAATTCtcctatataaaaataaacatgAAACAATCAAAAATGAACCTCGATTTGTTCTAGTCTTTAGTTAATTATTAACATTAGatactttcaagtttcaactgtCTGCATGCATCTCTTTCATACACGAATAATTAAGATGATTCAATCAAAACTATCAGAATATGATCGACGATGATCGATCGATCCCGGCTAGGAGGAGATCAAAAACATCAATTAAATTAGGAGATCGATGACGGTAATTAAGTAAGACATGAACAACATACCTCCTCACTGTGCCCTTCTTGGCAGCCAAAGGATTCAACCTTCGTTTCTTCAGCTGCTGCAGTTGAATTAGAGTTTGGCATTCTCGATGATGTAGCTCTCTTGCTTTATATATACAGCAGCCAGCAGATTTGTACTTTTTCTCTAACACAATTTATTCTCGCTCACAACCAAACAACTTGGATATAAATATCTATAGGAGCTAGAGATGAGATCGACCTGGGGTTAACTACCCATTACTTTCAGATTTTTAATATAAATTATCGAAGTCGGCGAACCCGGTAATCATCTGATCGCTCATTACGCAGGCACAGAAAAAATGTCAACTCTCTGCAGCAAgccacattctttttttttaatacctaTTCTTCCAGATTAGCTAAGACTAATAAATTAACAAGGATTTTTATGTTTCAATTTCCACAGTTAAGAGGCATATTAAGGAGCTTCCAGAGAGCTTAATACGATGGGACAGCTAACTTGTATACATGTATTATtcaatatataaacatatacatacatatttatATGATGTAGGAGAAGACTTGTAGTAGTGGTACTACGTCTTTGAAGCTTCGTACAAGTTTGGATTCACATGGCTAATTAAGTCAAGCCAGTGGATTAGTATTAATGGTGATCGAGCGAGAGAAGGCAGCTGCCCAAAAATATTAACCTATTCATGACTGTCAGCAGTCAATACGCTTGCCATACACGAGGTGAGACTTCATCCACCTTTATATTTCATTAATTGACCAAATTTTATTTGATcatagaaaaatagaaaatattgaAGGAGAAAACGCGGTCTAGATATATACGGAACGCGGTCTAAATATATACGGTCATGGTAAAATCTAGACACGTTAAGTTAGAAAATACTTATAATTAGATTgttaatttaaatttataaacaGTATTATCATTCAAAAGCAATATTCTAGGTTTATAATTAGATTAAAGACATATATAAACATCTTATGTTTTCAAACTGtaaaacaaaaataacttcGCATTAGCCAACTCGTTCTAGCTGCCACACTTATAACATCGATCGACAAGTCAACTTTCTTACGCAATATATATAAGTATTTTGTTAATATGTTCTCTCAAAAATATAAGCATGTAACATGTACATATGTACTACTACAACTTTGAAAGCTTGAAGGTTTTCTTAAAGTTTCTCATATTCTCAATCAACGACCTAGTTTAGGTTAAAAGCCGGCCACCTCTTCATGTTCTAGCCTATAATTAATCATCTTGGGATCTGAGTATAGCAGGATTTGTAATAATTTGTTTGGATCCAGTCATGCAAATCTCATCCATTACTGTTTGAGATTGACACCCACACCATGTATATACAATTGAATATCAAAATGTACGTGATCTTTTGAAACTGTAACCCCATAAAGAAAATTAGTGAAGTTTTAATACTCTGAGAGAcgactgtttttgtttttaaaatgcACGATCACCATGATATCATTATGGTTCTTAAATAAATCTAATTTTATAACATATCTCAGAGACTGATCCAAACCAAATTGTCTTGGAGACATATGACTTTTTAGGGTTTGTATTTATTACGTACAGAGACCATCTAACTAAGACAGAcgcgagttttttttttttttttttttttaaacaatcaGATCCCATTCCCATTAGCTATCAAATGCATAATTTATGATTACTGCAATAATTTATGTAAGTTACTAGAGCTCCAACTATGACGGAAAGTTTCGGATTGGTTTTTCCAGTAACTCGATTATATTTTGTGATACGGTGGATTGTATTCCTAGTATCGATCCCGTATTGTTGTTTTTGTAGTAATTTGAATTTTCTTCCGATATCTCGTATTGCTTTTCCAATAATTAAGTCGATGTAATTATATGTAGTGATCTTGACTTATAAGAGTAGACCACTGACCTTGTCATCTAAGGGCAAACAACCCGGAAGACCGGTCATTTCCATATGGAAACATCTGCAGACTGAAAAAGTTGTACCTGCTTAATCAAACCCTTCAACTCTTTAATGGAAACTGGGGGTCATATGACTAGTATGACTCCTTTCTGCAGATAGAGCTATTTGAACCAAGGAAGTGCAGTCCATCGATCACTTAGTCGCAACCGACGTCGATCTTATATACAACTAGTACAACATGCATATATACCAACCAAACCAACAACTTACAAATATTGGACCAAACTGAAGCAGGTACCCAGCTATTTACTAATTGACTAAGCACGGCTGCCAACTTTCTGAAATTAATTATTTGTTATAACTTGATTGTTGGAGAATTTTTGAAGAGACATCGAGCTATAACGGTGTCCTCCTAACCTAGCTCTCAAGGCTGTCTCTTTGTGTTCTTCAATGGACAATTAACTGATTGAGATAGAATTTTCTATCATGTTTATTACCAAGTAATAACAATTTCTTATATCGTGATGGCTTTTGATGTAAGAATTAGAAGTCGTCATCGCATCTTAGGCGTGATACATGTCGCTTTGATGGTTTCTTAAGAAGCCATAAGTCTATATATATTAACCTGTTAAACAATTAACCTATcaattgaaattggaaattaATTGAAGTGCCTCTTCAAGGTGTTTACTTAGGTGATGTATATTGTTAATTGGTTATATAGGAACATAACAGCGATGCTGTTCTAGATCTGAGGGAAGAGTGGAATTCGGACCTCTACTAACACCTTATGGAGAAATTTACTAATGATTAGACTAAATTGTAGGTCCATTAATTTAAAACAGAACCTTTAGTAAGTGACCTTTGATGCTCTATTGAGTATACTGATTAACTAAGCAAGGCCCTTAACACTTTTGTATATCGATCGGATACACCAAATGGCAACAAGTACGTTATGCATGCAGTTGATTAATTGTATGCTGACATGTACCCAATTCTTAGATGTGTGTTTAAGGTTTAGGTAGTCTAAAGATCGAAAAAGTATTAGTCAAGTAACGACCAACAATTGATTACCACTAAACGTcgcccaaaaaaaattaaattattagTCACTAGTATATATTAGCAGAAAATGATAGTCTATAATTCTATATATAGGGGTCATACATATAGTCCTAGACTCCTAGTCTTGGGCGTAGGTAACATGAAGTTTACTGGCGTTTGCATGATTGAATTGACTCTCATAATATTCACGGTGATGGTTACATAGATATTTACGTAGTGAAGACTGGAGAGAGACTCTAGAGACAGAGCAAAAGAGAGGGAGATTAAGTTTGTCAAGACATGAGGTTTTTTTAGTCTTAGTCTTGCTAGTTGCTATTATAGGAAGAGACTTAAGGGCCATGTGGTGATTATCATATTGAATTAGGTCAATGCTCTCACTTTCATTTAGTAATTGAACAAATCTGCAATTTTCAAATTGAATTTTAATTCACCTTGTATAACATTAATCATCTGTATTACCTCAGCAATTGGAGACGTTACTTGCCGTTTATGATTATTAATTCATCATTATTGAGTATCATCTTTAATATATGGCTGGAGGCTTGCTCCAGCCTTTGCGTATTATCTCGGTTTAGTGTGTATGCTGAGATCTATGAtcttgatgaattgatgatataGTACTAACAAGCCTACTGATATTAAGAAATTCTATAGACGTTTGTGAAAGGAAATTTTTGCTACCTTTGTGTGAGATCATCATGAATTAAATTTAATAAACTTAATCATTCATCTTTAAGTTTCTAGGacgaggaaagaaaaaaaaaattaccaaatgGCTTGATTATCTTTAGTCTTCATTCACACATCTTGATTTACACGTCTTGATTTACACTTATGTAAGAAGTGTggaaaaacaaacaatacaaatgATATTTCCCTAACGGTgagtttggatgagaaaattatgaaattcataggaatttataaattatggaatctttaactccatcaatctaaaattcaattaattgcaatttctgttgtttggttttatctatttaggatttgaaatgtgtaataaattaagaaagtttttttttttagtaaaatgaggtcagcccttttttgaaaattaaagaTTACAACGGTACCATGCCAAAAGGCATACGAAAGAAAATAAACGATGTGAAAGGAAAAGATGCAAAAATTGCATCCGAAatacaaataattaaaaatgcAAGAGCAGTAGCGACGAAGCGCAGCGTTGATTTTACACTACAGATTGCAGTcgtgtagtgaattgagtagtcggTAGTTTGACTACCCATCGAACTCCAACGCACAATTTGACAAAAGTCAACTAGGCGGCAGAATGAAGGCACTTATCTCCCACCTAAAGATCGAAGCAGGCCAAGGGTGTCAGAACATGATCATGTTGGCAAATGATCTTTCACGAACAAATACCAAAGACATGGGTCTTGAATCCAATACCAATGTACAAGAGCCCCAAGCCAATCTAGCAGCTGATAAACAGCCCACCAAAAATAATGGGTCGTACTCAAAACCCAGTCTCTACCCGGATCCCAGGCTTGGACCCATTTGCAAAGGCCTCCTAGATCCCAAATTCGGATCCTACTGCATCGCAGCAAGCGAGATCCCATACCACCTACCCAGCACCACCGCCGGCTCGATCCCTGATAGCCAGTCCACCCACGGCATGGAGAAGTCGAAGAAAGCAGTCGGGCCAACCTGCAAAAACAAAACCCGAAGCTAGAATCCCCAACATCCCACAATCCCCAAATAGCCGAGATCGAAGTGGATACCCAGCCGGTGCCACTGTCAGCTAGAACACCACCACGGACGGCCTCAGAATACCATGAGTGACAGAAAGAAAACCCACTGAAAGACGTCGACGATGCCCATCCTCTAGACGAGGTTGCCATTGTCGAGCGTCCTTGAACTTGCAGACGATCGCAGCCATTCACTGCACCGCCACCGCTACTGTGGAAAGCGACAAGAACAACTAGCTACAGGCCGAAACCCGATAGGGACTCCATGAAGATGGAGCAGGTGCAGGAACGACGGAACGAAAGCCGCCgaatcccaaaccctagcagagctaggtcAAATCAATATAACTCATGTAGGTCTTGTCCTGCATTCCATTTAATtgaataaattaagaaagtttaaaacaaataaaaaaataaaatagaaaaaagcctatgaaaattgaatattgcaaaggaattcgtaaatgacacatattttggtggaaattgaagtggggaatttaaataataaattccttcgttttttttccacagagaaatttaaaattttcaatctgataatgccaaacgagggaattagattgtaggaattatgaaatcctcactttcaattaaatttcatcatttttcCCATCATCCAAGCACACTCTAAAAGACATTACGGTACTTtctttttttcagaaaataacaCAAATAGTCACTAAACTATAACTCATTCAGCACTTTGGTCACTgacttttcaaaaatatcactttagtcactgaaatttaaatttaCAATTCACATACTTCAGCCACTGCCGTCAGATCTGCCGTTAAACACCATTAATCTTGAGAGTATTTTAGTCCAagtttttaaagaaaaagaaaacaaaattttttcattaactttttttttaattttttatttctatttattGAGAATGGTTGAGTTCGAATCTCAATTAAGATTGTGAGtatcttgaaaaaaaaatgtatatgggCGTggtcgagagagagaaataaagaGCAAATTTGCAAGTCTTTAACGGACAAAATTGACAGAATGAATAAAGTGAAAGACGATATCTAATTTGAGTGACAAAAATGATATCTTTGAAGGGGAGTGAAATTAACACTCCTAATTTTATGATGCACACTCcatgatttctttttttttttttttttttttgaaggggtttggaacccagccaagctgggaggctcatccccacgcctgaCTTATTATATTAGAATTAAATAGTTGCATAGAGGGGGACATGACGCCTTGACCTCTAGCAATGTTACAAgcatcctcatagagaacatcccgaataataacatgagtctcatctaaccagaCATCATTTAGAGCATTATAACTAGCAAGGTGATCAGATTTATTTGGATTAAGATGAAGCACCCTAGAAACGGGGAAGAGATCATGCCAACTTTGAGTGAGTAGAAATCTATCCAGCCTCACCTTAACCAACTCCCCACAACGTTTCCCCTTCCAAGTAAAACTCGGACCAGAGAATGAAATCTCCTTTAGCCCAAACAACTCAACAAAGTCTCAAAAGCCTTCCATCTGTCGTTCACCACGCAATAAACCACCCTCCTTCTCACTATTGTTCAGTATCTCATTGAAATCACCTCCAATAACCCAAGGCAAAGAGCATTACATACCTAGGGTTTTAAGAAGTGTCCATGTTTTGTGACGGTCCTCCACCTTGGGGTGTCCATACACTCCTGTAAACCTCCAAGCTCCTTGGTCTGTCTCCTTTCCTACTCTAACGTCAATGTGGTTCTGTGAGTAACTACGAAGGGCCACCTCCACATCCTCCTTCCACAAAAGACACAATCCTCCTAACCTACTCACTCCCTTGCCCTTCCGTTTTTCCCTGGAAACACACGGCACCACAAAAGCATGCCTCCAACCAAGTTGAACCCTAATATCTATCATCTCTGCAACAGTACACCGTGTCTCAGAcaataacttaaattttgtctttttgtgaTAATTTTAAATGAAAGAAATAGTTTGGATTACAAATTAGGGAGTATGAAtttcttcattcttctttttAAAAAGTAAGTGACAAAAAtatcttatttattaaaattcAGTGATAATTTATGTAATTCTGTCCTTATTATTTTTCTCAAGAAAGATTCAAAACCTCCTGGGTCATGTAAGCCCCACTTAGAAACTCCTCTTACAGCCTGATAGGAATGGCCTCAACCCTTTGGGTCTAAATGCAATTAACCTGAAGGGCCCAACTTCATCATGCAGTTataagcaaaagcaaagatatAAGTGCTCTTTCTAAACAAAAAAGAGGAAGCACTTATTGGTCATGGAGTGGATGGATCACCTCCTCTAATTTCCATCCTCTTCATATATATGGTTCCTTATTAGGCCAAATTGCTAAAGCAAATCTTCATATACATGGAATCTTCCTATGCTCCGCTCAGCTGGTTATCGATAACCAGTGGCGAAACTGCTATACGGCCTGAGGAGGTTcggaaccccccccccccccccccaacattTTCCAGAT is a window from the Rosa chinensis cultivar Old Blush chromosome 2, RchiOBHm-V2, whole genome shotgun sequence genome containing:
- the LOC112186938 gene encoding probable WRKY transcription factor 72, which translates into the protein MPNSNSTAAAEETKVESFGCQEGHSEEENYELVNAKAEMNEVRKENARLKKTLEHMMKDYQSLQSRFFDILKQESHSKKATMSASTSHIKIEEAHDQLLSLCLGRSPRDPKNISDESRLVQVDHHQDLKANLTLELGSKLQLPTELVLSGPIPENSSEEPKEAEASPSSTKTPRTIGSEDDEASQQANAAKRARVSVRARCDTPTMNDGCQWRKYGQKIAKGNPCPRAYYRCTVAPACPVRKQVQRCVDDMSILITTYEGTHNHPLPMTATSIASTTSAAASMLLSGSSTSQLPGLGSSFGLFDNSRQQQLYLSKFSSSPLLPTVTLDLTSSPSPSSTQYRTFRPSVSFCSSESNINLPTSWGNGYPKFGTPFDRKNQECFQPNHQPSSQVSLTETLTKAITSDPNFKSVIAVALSSMVGGGAASYGSQGVGERLGQHLTQNAKGSASSIFNSLSSSGSQKGNLTLLQPPLPFPESKSTSSSPAIRDKSL